In one Arthrobacter jinronghuae genomic region, the following are encoded:
- a CDS encoding SDR family oxidoreductase — MTNGNKSDQYTFQNPVDRYPSIAPPIQDQPEPGLDKDMTPHVDHGEDTYRGTGRLEGRKALITGGDSGIGAAVAIAFAREGADVAISYLPEEEPDAQHIAEVVEKTGRKLVRLPGDLKDPEYCRQLVEDAVSALGGLDILVNNAGKQIAVENLEDLSDEQLDHTFKTNIYSFFRVTKAALKHLPAGSSIINTTSIQAYEPSADLLDYASTKAAINNFTKGLGQQLAPKGIRVNAVAPGPFWTPLQPSDGQQKEALTEFGQSTPLGRAGQPTELAPAYVFLASPESSYVIGETLNVNGGTPSP, encoded by the coding sequence ATGACAAACGGCAACAAGTCGGACCAGTACACCTTCCAGAACCCCGTGGACCGCTACCCGTCCATCGCACCGCCCATCCAGGACCAGCCGGAGCCGGGCCTGGACAAGGACATGACCCCGCATGTGGACCACGGCGAGGACACCTACCGCGGGACCGGACGTCTGGAAGGCCGCAAGGCGCTCATTACCGGCGGCGATTCCGGCATCGGCGCGGCTGTGGCCATCGCCTTCGCCCGCGAGGGGGCCGACGTCGCCATCTCCTACCTTCCCGAGGAGGAGCCGGACGCCCAGCACATTGCCGAGGTGGTCGAGAAGACCGGCCGCAAGCTGGTGCGGCTTCCCGGTGATCTCAAGGATCCCGAGTACTGCCGCCAGCTGGTCGAGGACGCCGTTTCCGCCCTGGGCGGGCTGGACATCCTGGTCAACAACGCGGGCAAGCAGATTGCCGTGGAGAACCTCGAGGATCTCTCCGACGAGCAGCTGGACCACACGTTCAAGACCAACATCTACTCGTTCTTCCGGGTGACGAAGGCCGCGCTGAAGCACCTGCCGGCCGGATCGAGCATCATCAACACCACCTCGATCCAGGCCTACGAGCCGTCCGCCGACCTGCTGGACTACGCCAGCACCAAGGCGGCCATTAACAACTTCACCAAGGGTCTGGGCCAGCAGCTTGCACCCAAGGGAATCCGCGTGAACGCCGTGGCTCCGGGTCCGTTCTGGACCCCGCTGCAGCCGTCCGACGGACAGCAGAAGGAAGCGCTGACGGAGTTCGGCCAGAGCACCCCGCTGGGCCGTGCGGGCCAGCCCACCGAACTGGCCCCGGCCTACGTCTTCCTGGCGTCGCCGGAATCCAGCTACGTGATCGGCGAAACGCTGAACGTCAACGGCGGCACCCCGTCCCCGTAA
- a CDS encoding universal stress protein translates to MTEGTRKRIVVGVDGSEESLEALRLARRLADLLDCRIDAITVWEFPAMLATPFPTADWSPRVEAERGLAEAVEAAFEGKGTPEGLTQSAVAGQTAGVLMEASRGAEMLVVGNRGRGGFAGLLLGSVSTTVAAHAYCPVLIARPHRD, encoded by the coding sequence ATGACTGAGGGAACCCGGAAGCGGATTGTCGTTGGCGTGGACGGCTCAGAGGAGTCACTGGAGGCGCTCCGCCTGGCTCGTCGGCTGGCGGACCTGCTGGACTGCCGCATTGATGCCATCACGGTGTGGGAGTTTCCGGCAATGCTGGCCACACCGTTTCCCACCGCCGATTGGTCACCGCGGGTGGAAGCCGAGCGGGGCCTGGCCGAGGCGGTGGAAGCAGCCTTCGAAGGTAAGGGCACTCCGGAGGGTCTAACCCAGTCAGCGGTGGCCGGGCAGACGGCCGGGGTGTTGATGGAAGCCAGCCGCGGGGCCGAGATGCTGGTGGTGGGCAACCGCGGGCGCGGCGGTTTTGCCGGGTTGCTGCTCGGTTCCGTCAGCACCACTGTGGCCGCGCACGCCTACTGCCCCGTACTGATCGCCCGTCCCCACCGGGACTGA
- a CDS encoding MFS transporter: MLAVQEKPAVTRAGTREWWGLAVLMLPVLLISIDNNVLSFAIPSLSQALAPTGVELLWIVDVYALVLAGLLVPMGSLGDRIGRLRLLMIGSVGFGVFSLVAAFAPSAALLIVARALMGVFGAMLMPATLSLIRNIFTDPSQRRIAVAIWAAGFSGGAALGPIVGGVLLEHFWWGSVFLLSIPVLLPLLIFAPMLLPESKDPSPGAVDILGVVLVMGAMLSVTYGIKEFAHDGAAAGLPFIAAGLVLGFLFVRRQLSREKPMLDVRLFRNPVFSGSIAANLLSLFAMVGFIFFLSQHLQLVVGQTPIEAGLTMLPGLVLTIITGLAVVPLVKRVRPAVVVAGGLLFNGAGYALVFAAGESVTVLELVIAFLLLGVGVGAAETISNDLILASVPPSRAGSASAISETAYEIGSVLGTAVLGSILTAAYRSGVSVPGGLTPEQTASAGETLGGAVEAARDLPAEAASALLHSAQSAFDSGVNITSLIGLVTMVVAAVGAGVLLRRVPAHR; this comes from the coding sequence GTGCTGGCGGTCCAGGAAAAACCCGCAGTTACGCGTGCAGGAACGCGCGAATGGTGGGGGCTCGCAGTCCTGATGCTGCCCGTTCTGCTCATCTCCATCGACAACAACGTCCTGAGCTTCGCGATCCCGTCGCTCTCGCAGGCGCTGGCCCCCACCGGCGTCGAACTGTTGTGGATCGTGGACGTGTACGCCCTGGTCCTGGCCGGCCTGCTGGTGCCCATGGGCAGCCTCGGTGACCGGATCGGCCGGCTCCGCCTGCTGATGATCGGCAGCGTGGGCTTCGGCGTCTTCTCCCTGGTTGCCGCATTTGCACCCTCCGCGGCACTGCTGATCGTGGCCCGCGCCCTGATGGGCGTCTTCGGCGCCATGTTGATGCCCGCCACGTTGTCGCTGATCCGCAACATCTTCACCGACCCCTCCCAGCGGCGGATCGCGGTGGCCATCTGGGCCGCCGGCTTCTCCGGCGGCGCGGCCCTCGGCCCGATTGTGGGCGGCGTGCTGCTCGAGCACTTCTGGTGGGGCTCGGTGTTCCTGCTGTCCATCCCGGTCCTGCTGCCGCTGCTGATCTTCGCCCCGATGCTGCTGCCCGAGTCCAAGGACCCCAGCCCCGGCGCCGTCGACATTCTCGGCGTCGTCCTGGTCATGGGCGCCATGCTCTCGGTCACCTACGGCATCAAGGAGTTTGCGCACGACGGCGCCGCGGCCGGCCTGCCGTTCATCGCCGCCGGCCTGGTGCTGGGCTTCCTGTTTGTCCGCCGCCAGCTCTCGCGCGAAAAGCCGATGCTCGACGTCCGGCTGTTCCGGAACCCGGTCTTCAGCGGCTCCATCGCTGCGAACCTGCTCAGCCTGTTCGCGATGGTCGGCTTCATCTTCTTCCTCTCCCAGCACCTGCAGCTGGTGGTGGGGCAGACGCCCATCGAAGCGGGCTTGACCATGCTCCCCGGCCTGGTGCTGACCATCATCACCGGCCTGGCCGTGGTGCCCCTGGTGAAGCGGGTCCGCCCCGCGGTTGTGGTGGCCGGCGGGCTGCTCTTCAACGGAGCCGGCTACGCCCTGGTTTTTGCCGCGGGGGAGTCCGTGACCGTGCTCGAACTGGTTATCGCGTTCCTGCTGCTGGGCGTGGGCGTGGGGGCCGCGGAAACTATTTCCAATGACCTGATCCTGGCCAGTGTTCCGCCGTCCCGTGCCGGATCCGCCTCGGCCATTTCCGAGACCGCCTATGAGATCGGATCTGTCCTGGGCACTGCCGTCCTGGGCAGCATCCTGACCGCTGCCTACCGCAGCGGCGTTTCCGTTCCGGGCGGCTTGACCCCTGAGCAGACGGCTTCGGCCGGGGAAACCCTTGGCGGCGCCGTCGAGGCGGCCCGGGACCTGCCTGCGGAGGCTGCCTCGGCGCTGCTGCATTCAGCGCAGTCGGCCTTCGATTCCGGCGTCAACATCACCTCGCTGATCGGCCTGGTCACCATGGTGGTTGCCGCCGTCGGTGCCGGCGTCCTGCTGCGTCGCGTTCCGGCCCACCGGTAG
- a CDS encoding TetR/AcrR family transcriptional regulator: protein MPNSRPARDRILDAYEELLINEGPRGATLDAVVARAEVSKGGLLYHFKNKEAMAGALIEKLRGLAAADLQTMREDPEGPARYLVRSSVYVGSELDRALIGVVRLAQASDPVASELLQDIHRSWFDLVHDEVGDPGIARAITLLADGLYYNEGLPGGWPQATRDSRTHSVSDLLEIVDVLKSHAQQAQT from the coding sequence ATGCCCAACTCTCGTCCCGCCCGGGACCGCATCCTCGATGCCTATGAGGAGCTCCTCATCAACGAAGGCCCACGCGGCGCCACCCTGGATGCCGTCGTCGCGCGCGCCGAAGTTTCCAAAGGCGGTCTGCTCTATCACTTCAAGAACAAGGAAGCGATGGCCGGCGCCCTGATCGAAAAGCTCCGCGGCCTGGCCGCGGCAGACCTGCAGACTATGCGCGAGGATCCGGAAGGGCCGGCGCGGTATCTGGTCCGTAGCTCCGTGTACGTCGGCAGCGAGCTGGACCGGGCACTGATCGGCGTCGTCCGCCTGGCGCAGGCCTCCGATCCCGTGGCCTCGGAGCTGCTGCAGGACATCCACCGCAGCTGGTTCGACCTGGTCCACGACGAGGTGGGCGATCCCGGCATTGCCCGTGCCATCACCCTGCTGGCCGACGGCCTGTATTACAACGAGGGCCTGCCCGGCGGCTGGCCGCAGGCCACCCGCGACAGCCGCACGCATTCCGTCTCCGACCTGCTGGAAATCGTGGACGTCCTGAAATCCCACGCCCAGCAGGCGCAGACGTAA
- the rraA gene encoding ribonuclease E activity regulator RraA, translating into MNTSTADLYDERGDELASVSLQFQDLGGHAGFTGPIRTVRCLEDNGIIKSLLNSPGEGAVLVVDGAGSLNTALMGDLIAGAAVENGWAGVVINGAIRDRAAVAKLPLGVKALGSNPRKSAKNSVGEVDVPVEFGGVTFRPGATLYADEDGILVEP; encoded by the coding sequence ATGAACACAAGCACAGCTGACCTGTACGACGAACGCGGCGACGAGCTGGCGTCGGTGTCCCTGCAGTTCCAGGACCTGGGCGGACATGCGGGCTTCACCGGCCCTATCCGCACCGTCCGCTGCCTGGAGGACAACGGCATCATCAAGTCCCTACTGAACTCCCCCGGCGAGGGCGCAGTACTGGTGGTCGACGGCGCCGGGTCGCTGAACACCGCCTTGATGGGGGACCTGATTGCCGGGGCCGCCGTGGAGAACGGCTGGGCCGGCGTCGTCATCAACGGCGCCATCCGTGATCGCGCCGCCGTCGCCAAGCTGCCGCTGGGTGTGAAGGCGCTGGGCTCGAATCCGCGCAAGAGCGCCAAAAACTCTGTCGGCGAGGTGGATGTGCCCGTAGAGTTCGGCGGCGTCACCTTCCGTCCCGGCGCAACGCTCTACGCCGACGAGGACGGGATCCTCGTCGAACCCTAG
- a CDS encoding dienelactone hydrolase family protein gives MANVLLFHHALGLTSGMDAFAEVLREAGHTVTVPDLYDGRTFTELEDGVAYAQEMGMDTIEELGVSIANRFPEEMVYIGFSLGVIPAQRLAQTRPGARGAVLVSGCIPLGAFADTWPAGVPVQIHGMDADEEFVDSGDLDAAENLAASTPDAELFLYMGASHLFADISQPDYDMDATFTLTRLVLQLLERADKPA, from the coding sequence ATGGCCAACGTCCTGCTCTTCCACCACGCGCTCGGCCTGACCTCCGGCATGGATGCCTTTGCCGAGGTCCTGCGCGAAGCGGGCCACACAGTGACGGTGCCCGATCTCTATGACGGGCGTACCTTCACCGAGCTGGAGGACGGGGTGGCCTATGCCCAGGAGATGGGCATGGACACCATCGAAGAGCTCGGCGTCAGTATTGCGAACCGGTTCCCGGAGGAAATGGTCTATATCGGCTTCTCGCTCGGCGTGATCCCGGCCCAGCGGCTGGCGCAGACCCGGCCCGGTGCCCGTGGCGCGGTGCTGGTCAGCGGATGCATCCCGCTTGGCGCCTTCGCCGACACCTGGCCGGCCGGCGTGCCGGTGCAGATCCACGGCATGGACGCCGATGAGGAATTCGTGGACAGCGGGGACCTCGACGCCGCGGAGAACCTGGCCGCGTCCACACCGGACGCCGAGCTCTTCCTTTACATGGGAGCGTCACACCTGTTCGCGGACATCAGCCAGCCGGATTACGACATGGACGCCACGTTCACCCTCACCCGGCTGGTGCTGCAGCTGCTGGAGCGGGCAGACAAACCCGCTTAG
- a CDS encoding HpcH/HpaI aldolase/citrate lyase family protein: protein MAPFRNSRAAALPAKLSRSWLLASAADEANFAPALASEADSVVFDMEDAVPAGGKAEARERVVEALSTGMTAWVRVNGIETDYWADDLAALSKAPGLRGVMLAMTEKPEQVTHTAMRLQAGTPVLALVESALGIENATAIASAPGTFRLAFGVGDFRRDTGASDDPMALAYARSKLVVASRVGQLPGPIDGPTVGALGEKLLEACKVTQSMGMTGKLCLMPEATDFINQGLSPSESEITWAHELLEAHAAGAVVGDGSYLPRLARAQKISSLADSYGLWNA from the coding sequence ATGGCCCCCTTCCGAAACAGCCGCGCTGCTGCCCTCCCCGCAAAACTGTCCCGTTCCTGGCTGCTGGCATCCGCCGCAGACGAAGCGAACTTTGCACCGGCGCTGGCGTCCGAGGCCGATTCCGTGGTCTTCGATATGGAAGATGCCGTTCCGGCCGGCGGCAAGGCCGAGGCCCGCGAACGAGTCGTCGAGGCGCTGTCCACCGGCATGACGGCCTGGGTGCGCGTCAACGGCATTGAAACCGACTATTGGGCCGATGACCTCGCCGCCCTGTCCAAGGCCCCGGGCCTGCGCGGCGTGATGCTCGCGATGACCGAGAAGCCCGAGCAGGTCACCCACACCGCCATGCGGCTGCAGGCCGGCACCCCGGTGCTCGCTCTCGTTGAATCCGCCCTCGGCATTGAAAACGCCACCGCCATCGCCAGCGCGCCGGGCACGTTCCGCCTCGCGTTCGGCGTCGGCGATTTCCGCCGCGACACCGGCGCCTCGGATGATCCGATGGCCCTGGCCTACGCCCGCTCCAAGCTCGTGGTCGCTTCCCGTGTCGGCCAGCTCCCCGGCCCCATCGACGGTCCCACCGTCGGCGCGCTGGGCGAGAAGCTGCTGGAGGCCTGCAAGGTCACCCAGAGCATGGGCATGACCGGCAAGCTGTGCCTGATGCCCGAGGCCACGGACTTCATCAACCAGGGCCTTTCGCCGAGCGAATCCGAAATCACCTGGGCCCACGAGCTGCTGGAAGCGCACGCTGCCGGCGCCGTGGTGGGCGACGGCTCCTACCTGCCGCGCCTGGCCCGCGCCCAGAAGATCTCCTCGCTGGCCGACTCCTACGGACTCTGGAACGCCTAA
- the allB gene encoding allantoinase AllB, whose protein sequence is MHDGARAGYSVNCSILFTELPLLERPAAARAAGFDTVEFWWPFTEPVPPQAQVAEFEAAIRDAGVRLGALNFDAGAMPAGERGLLSLPHRGADFRANVQVVAGIGERLGCRLFNALYGNRNPRFTPEEQDTEAGRNLLEAARAVAPFGGTVLLEPLSGAPDYPLKTAADVFAVLDRMHSAGAANTALLADFYHLAVNGDDVAALVAADAGRFGHIQIADAPGRGAPGTGSLPLADWVRASRSGGYRGEVSLEYAAPVSGAFDWLDADADRYDLVIRGNAVLTPEGIVPAEVAVRNGSIAAVVPLGTGLEGERLLELAEDETLLPGLVDTHVHVNEPGRTEWEGFASATRAAAAGGVTTLIDMPLNSIPPTVNVEALKTKRACAEPQAVVDVGFWGGAVPGNEADLRPLHDAGVFGFKCFLVHSGVDEFPHLEPAEMETVLAELKTFDALLIVHAEDPGKIRDTPAGSRYAGFLASRPPEAENTAVGQVIEAARRTGARAHILHLSSAEALPLIRAAKDDGVRLTAETCPHYLTLTAEEIPDGATAFKCCPPIREDANREQLWAGLADGTIDCIVSDHSPSTQDLKDLVRGDFGVAWGGVSSLQLGLPLIWTEARTRGIPLEQVLHWMSAAPAALAGLDRKGGIAPGKDADFAVFAAGDTFTVDPAALQHKNPVTPYAGKQLTGIVRRTLLAGVDVDPAVPAGRLLRRGGA, encoded by the coding sequence ATGCACGACGGCGCCCGCGCCGGATACTCGGTGAACTGCTCCATCCTCTTTACCGAGCTTCCGCTGCTGGAACGTCCGGCCGCCGCGCGTGCCGCCGGGTTCGACACCGTGGAATTCTGGTGGCCGTTTACCGAACCGGTCCCGCCGCAGGCACAGGTGGCCGAGTTCGAGGCAGCCATCCGTGACGCCGGGGTTCGGCTGGGTGCTTTGAACTTCGACGCCGGGGCAATGCCCGCGGGCGAACGAGGATTGCTGTCCCTGCCGCACCGGGGAGCGGATTTCCGGGCCAACGTGCAGGTGGTGGCGGGAATCGGGGAACGGCTGGGCTGCCGGCTGTTCAACGCCCTCTACGGCAACCGCAATCCCCGTTTCACCCCGGAGGAGCAGGACACCGAAGCCGGACGGAACCTGCTGGAGGCGGCCCGCGCCGTCGCGCCCTTCGGCGGAACCGTGCTGCTGGAACCGCTCAGCGGCGCTCCGGACTATCCCCTGAAAACGGCGGCGGACGTGTTCGCGGTGCTGGACCGGATGCACAGCGCCGGGGCGGCCAACACGGCGCTGCTCGCCGATTTCTACCATCTGGCGGTGAACGGCGACGACGTCGCGGCGCTGGTGGCCGCCGACGCCGGCCGGTTCGGGCACATCCAGATAGCCGATGCGCCCGGCCGCGGGGCGCCCGGAACCGGAAGTCTGCCGCTGGCCGACTGGGTCCGGGCGAGCCGCAGCGGCGGCTACCGCGGGGAGGTGTCGCTGGAATACGCGGCGCCGGTTTCCGGGGCTTTCGACTGGTTGGATGCGGATGCGGACCGCTACGACCTGGTGATCCGCGGCAACGCGGTCCTCACCCCGGAAGGGATTGTTCCGGCGGAAGTGGCCGTGCGGAACGGCTCGATTGCCGCCGTCGTCCCGCTGGGCACCGGGCTGGAAGGTGAGCGGCTGCTGGAACTGGCCGAGGATGAAACACTGCTGCCCGGACTGGTGGACACCCATGTCCACGTGAACGAGCCGGGCCGCACCGAGTGGGAGGGATTCGCGTCGGCCACCCGGGCGGCGGCGGCCGGCGGAGTCACCACGCTGATCGATATGCCGCTGAACAGCATCCCGCCCACCGTGAACGTGGAGGCGCTGAAGACCAAGCGGGCCTGCGCCGAGCCGCAGGCCGTCGTTGACGTCGGATTCTGGGGCGGAGCGGTTCCCGGAAACGAAGCGGACTTGCGTCCCCTGCATGATGCCGGCGTGTTCGGCTTCAAATGCTTCCTGGTCCACTCCGGCGTCGACGAATTCCCGCACCTGGAACCGGCGGAAATGGAAACCGTCCTCGCCGAACTGAAGACCTTCGACGCCCTGCTGATCGTCCACGCCGAAGACCCGGGCAAGATCCGGGACACCCCGGCCGGTTCGCGGTACGCCGGCTTCCTCGCCTCGCGCCCGCCGGAAGCGGAAAACACCGCCGTCGGACAGGTCATCGAGGCGGCACGGCGCACCGGAGCGCGGGCACACATCCTGCACCTGTCCTCCGCCGAGGCGCTGCCCCTGATCCGCGCGGCGAAGGACGACGGCGTCCGCCTCACCGCCGAGACCTGCCCGCACTACCTGACCCTGACCGCCGAGGAGATTCCCGACGGCGCCACGGCGTTCAAATGCTGCCCGCCAATCCGTGAAGACGCGAACCGGGAACAGCTCTGGGCCGGACTGGCGGACGGAACCATCGACTGCATTGTGTCGGACCACTCGCCCAGCACCCAGGACCTGAAGGACCTGGTGCGCGGGGACTTCGGTGTTGCCTGGGGCGGGGTGTCCTCGCTGCAGCTGGGCCTGCCGCTGATCTGGACCGAGGCCCGCACCCGCGGGATTCCGCTGGAGCAGGTGCTGCACTGGATGTCCGCGGCTCCGGCGGCACTGGCCGGGCTGGACCGGAAGGGCGGCATTGCGCCGGGCAAGGATGCCGACTTCGCGGTCTTCGCGGCCGGAGACACCTTCACCGTGGATCCGGCCGCCCTGCAGCATAAGAATCCGGTCACGCCGTACGCGGGGAAGCAGCTCACCGGCATCGTGCGGCGGACGCTGCTGGCCGGCGTCGACGTCGACCCTGCCGTTCCTGCGGGCCGGCTGCTGCGCCGGGGCGGGGCGTAA
- a CDS encoding bifunctional allantoicase/(S)-ureidoglycine aminohydrolase, with amino-acid sequence MNTPRYYAPEGGLPAQTDLLTGRAVVTEAYTVIPRGVLRDIVVSVLPEWTDTRAWILNRPVAGGATTFAQYLMEVAPGGGSRAPEPELEVQSFIFVLEGTLTVRRLGRDHELTPGGFAYLPPETLWGAFNEGQETVKFAWIRKAYQPLVGHTPAPVFGNEADIAPTPMPGTDNKWRTTRMIPVDDVAYDMHVNVVTFEPGAVIPFAETHVMEHGLYVLEGKAVYRLNQDWVEVEEGDYLSLRAFCPQACYAGGPSNFRYLLYKDVNRQVLLGGR; translated from the coding sequence GTGAACACGCCCCGCTACTACGCCCCCGAAGGCGGACTGCCCGCACAGACCGATCTGCTCACCGGACGGGCCGTGGTCACCGAGGCCTACACCGTGATTCCCCGCGGCGTGCTGCGGGACATCGTGGTCAGCGTGCTGCCCGAATGGACCGATACCCGCGCCTGGATCCTCAACCGGCCGGTGGCCGGCGGCGCCACCACGTTCGCCCAGTACCTGATGGAGGTGGCCCCGGGCGGCGGCTCCCGCGCCCCCGAACCGGAACTTGAAGTGCAGTCCTTCATTTTCGTCCTCGAGGGCACCCTGACCGTCCGCCGCCTGGGCCGGGACCATGAACTCACCCCGGGCGGGTTCGCCTACCTGCCGCCGGAAACGCTGTGGGGCGCGTTCAACGAGGGGCAGGAAACGGTGAAATTCGCCTGGATCCGCAAGGCCTACCAGCCGCTCGTCGGACATACTCCGGCGCCGGTGTTCGGGAACGAGGCGGACATCGCACCGACGCCCATGCCAGGCACGGACAACAAATGGCGCACCACCCGGATGATCCCGGTGGACGACGTCGCCTATGACATGCACGTGAACGTGGTGACCTTCGAACCCGGTGCCGTAATTCCCTTCGCCGAAACCCACGTGATGGAGCACGGGCTGTACGTGCTCGAGGGCAAGGCGGTGTACCGGCTCAACCAGGACTGGGTGGAGGTGGAGGAGGGGGACTACCTGTCCCTGCGCGCGTTCTGTCCGCAGGCCTGTTACGCCGGGGGCCCCTCGAACTTCCGCTACCTCCTTTATAAGGACGTAAACCGCCAGGTCCTGCTGGGAGGCCGGTGA
- a CDS encoding DUF6986 family protein yields the protein MTPPNAHQPVLGAEHRARLDAVLADSDRLLATAYPGDDGSRQPVHTVYIPADRCVPALPGTWGEEGLAALAAHGSLAELADRLGLDAKVADAVVPLVEAKLRTEPIEDLRLDFEDGYGVRPDDEEDGHARQAAAAVAGAVAAGTAPPFVGIRFKSFEAATRARGVRTLDLFLAELLAAGPLPDGLVLTLPKVSTVEQVEAMVYICELLEDAHGLPEGRLRFEVQVETPQLILAANGTVPAAQLIHRAKGRVSALHYGTYDYSDSVQIAAAYQSMEHPAADYAKAVMQVAAAGTGVRLSDGSTNILPLGTPAEIRAAWQLHARLVRRSLERGFYQGWDLHPAQLPTRFLATYAFYREGFDDAAGRLRNYVQKRGGSVLDEPATARALARFVHRGLLCGALTEAEIARGTGLTGVELAALAHPAAHPSASATAEAATAEEKVR from the coding sequence GTGACACCACCCAATGCCCACCAACCCGTTCTCGGCGCCGAGCACAGAGCCCGGCTGGACGCCGTCCTCGCGGACAGCGACCGGCTGCTCGCTACGGCCTACCCCGGCGACGACGGCAGCCGCCAGCCCGTCCACACCGTCTACATTCCGGCGGACCGCTGCGTGCCCGCCCTCCCCGGAACCTGGGGCGAGGAGGGGCTGGCCGCTTTGGCGGCCCACGGATCCCTCGCCGAGCTGGCGGACCGGCTGGGCCTGGACGCCAAAGTGGCCGACGCCGTCGTCCCGCTGGTCGAGGCGAAACTGCGCACCGAACCGATCGAGGACCTACGCCTGGACTTCGAGGACGGCTACGGTGTCCGGCCCGACGACGAGGAGGACGGCCATGCCCGGCAGGCGGCCGCCGCCGTGGCCGGGGCGGTGGCCGCCGGAACCGCCCCGCCGTTTGTCGGCATCCGGTTCAAGTCCTTCGAAGCTGCCACCCGCGCCCGCGGCGTCCGCACCCTGGACCTGTTCCTGGCCGAACTGCTGGCGGCCGGGCCGCTGCCGGACGGACTGGTGCTGACCCTGCCCAAGGTCTCCACCGTGGAACAGGTCGAGGCCATGGTCTACATCTGCGAACTGTTGGAGGACGCCCACGGGCTGCCCGAAGGACGGCTCCGGTTCGAGGTGCAGGTGGAAACCCCGCAGCTGATCCTGGCCGCCAACGGCACGGTGCCCGCCGCACAGCTGATCCACCGGGCCAAGGGCCGGGTTTCCGCCTTGCACTACGGCACCTACGACTATTCCGATTCGGTGCAGATCGCCGCGGCATACCAGTCCATGGAGCATCCGGCCGCGGACTACGCCAAGGCCGTGATGCAGGTGGCCGCCGCCGGCACCGGCGTCCGGCTTTCCGACGGCTCCACCAACATCCTGCCGCTGGGTACGCCCGCCGAGATCCGTGCGGCCTGGCAGCTGCATGCCCGGCTGGTGCGCCGATCCCTGGAACGCGGCTTCTACCAGGGCTGGGACCTGCATCCGGCGCAGCTGCCCACCCGCTTCCTGGCCACCTACGCCTTTTACCGGGAGGGGTTCGACGACGCCGCGGGGCGCCTGCGCAATTACGTGCAGAAACGCGGCGGCAGCGTGCTCGACGAACCGGCCACGGCCCGCGCGCTGGCCCGGTTCGTCCACCGAGGACTGCTGTGCGGAGCACTCACCGAAGCCGAGATTGCACGCGGCACCGGGCTCACCGGCGTCGAACTTGCCGCCCTCGCCCATCCAGCCGCCCATCCCTCCGCCTCCGCCACCGCGGAAGCCGCCACCGCCGAAGAAAAGGTCCGATAG